A genome region from Pseudanabaena sp. Chao 1811 includes the following:
- a CDS encoding NAD-dependent epimerase/dehydratase family protein, with product MEGFKSQKVLVVGGAGFVGSNLVKMILQSFPKEVIVVDNLLSAEKENLPENPALTFVEGSITNDSILDSLPTDLDYVFHLATYHGNQSSIHDPLADHENNTLTTLKLYEKIKNFSNLKKVVYSSAGCTVAEKTFDTAKATTEDDPVSLYLDSPYQISKIIGEFYSNYYLRQHGLPVVKARFQNVYGPGEVLGAGQWRGTPATIWRNVTPTFVYRSLKNMPLTVENGGIATRDFIYVDDIARGLMLCATRGIAGGVYNLASGVETTILELATLINQITGTSTPIDYRPKRNWDNSGKRFGSTDKAKQELGFETQVDLSKGLEQTVLWTKQHIDFIDACISKHKPYMSSLN from the coding sequence TCAAATCGCAAAAAGTTTTGGTGGTGGGTGGTGCTGGATTTGTCGGTAGCAACCTTGTAAAAATGATATTACAATCCTTTCCTAAAGAGGTAATAGTTGTTGACAATTTGTTGTCTGCAGAAAAAGAAAACCTCCCTGAAAATCCAGCTTTAACATTTGTTGAAGGTTCAATTACTAATGATTCTATATTGGACAGCTTACCAACAGATTTAGACTATGTTTTCCATCTTGCTACATATCATGGAAACCAAAGTTCCATTCATGATCCTCTTGCCGACCATGAGAATAATACCCTAACAACTCTTAAGCTCTATGAGAAGATCAAAAACTTCTCCAACCTGAAAAAAGTTGTTTATTCATCCGCAGGCTGCACAGTAGCTGAGAAGACTTTTGATACAGCTAAAGCAACTACAGAAGATGATCCCGTCTCTCTTTATCTAGATAGCCCTTATCAAATCTCGAAAATTATTGGAGAATTCTATTCTAATTATTATTTGAGACAACATGGATTGCCTGTGGTTAAAGCACGTTTTCAAAATGTCTACGGACCTGGAGAAGTATTAGGTGCAGGGCAATGGCGTGGAACACCTGCAACCATTTGGCGAAATGTCACGCCGACATTTGTCTACCGCTCTTTGAAAAATATGCCATTAACAGTTGAGAATGGTGGTATTGCCACAAGAGATTTTATCTATGTTGATGATATCGCTCGTGGCTTAATGCTTTGTGCAACACGTGGTATTGCTGGAGGGGTATATAATTTAGCTAGTGGCGTTGAAACAACGATTTTGGAACTAGCTACTTTGATTAACCAAATTACAGGTACTTCAACTCCTATTGATTATCGTCCAAAACGCAATTGGGATAACTCTGGCAAGCGATTTGGTAGTACAGATAAGGCTAAACAAGAGTTAGGCTTTGAAACGCAAGTTGATTTGTCAAAAGGTTTAGAACAAACTGTGCTGTGGACAAAACAACATATTGATTTTATTGATGCATGTATTTCTAAGCACAAGCCTTATATGTCATCACTCAACTGA
- a CDS encoding glycosyltransferase: MFENKHPDVCMVVHNSLVHDARVLREANSLTQYGWSVIVLAITPDRHDLPSIEVVKGFTICRISLPSSYCQISDFLSNRISEYQKQEIDHEDNSAKSWYKFKYGIKKVLHKFFFSIHRFLLSDDSIVAIVLVLIRGAYFIRSINARIYHAHDFPALLHVAIAGIWNRPIIYDSHELFFDQWYPNESPRLYRNLRPWEKYLAKRASVMITVGEMVADRLAETLDVNRPVVIFNTVDLRTVQPSSTFYDTGKSRTIVHSGALNFGRHLPELLSSLLYLPEDVVLVLMGDGILKNSLELQAKELNIEERVIFVPPVLPDNIASTLAQADIGAVLITDQSVHYDYSMPNKLFECIAAGLPIIVSQCKEISALTRKYELGVICNPSQPTDIAAGIIKILEPQNLLRYKRNVCNARDSFLNWENEERKLVDIYQRLTKDCSIV; this comes from the coding sequence ATGTTTGAGAATAAGCATCCAGATGTTTGCATGGTTGTGCATAACTCTCTAGTTCACGATGCTCGTGTTCTAAGAGAAGCCAATAGTCTTACACAATATGGCTGGTCAGTTATTGTTTTAGCAATAACTCCAGATAGACATGACTTACCAAGTATAGAAGTAGTAAAAGGATTTACTATTTGTCGTATTTCTCTGCCAAGTAGTTATTGTCAAATCTCTGATTTTTTAAGTAATCGTATATCAGAGTACCAAAAGCAAGAAATAGATCATGAGGATAATTCAGCAAAAAGTTGGTACAAGTTTAAATATGGAATCAAAAAGGTATTACATAAGTTTTTCTTTTCTATACATCGGTTTCTACTATCTGACGATAGTATTGTAGCAATCGTACTTGTATTAATACGGGGTGCATACTTTATAAGGTCTATCAATGCTCGTATATATCATGCCCATGATTTTCCTGCACTTTTACATGTAGCGATCGCAGGTATTTGGAATAGACCGATTATTTATGACTCTCACGAATTATTTTTTGATCAATGGTATCCCAATGAATCTCCCCGACTTTATCGTAACTTACGTCCTTGGGAAAAATATTTAGCTAAAAGAGCTAGTGTAATGATAACTGTAGGTGAAATGGTTGCTGATCGACTAGCAGAGACTCTTGATGTTAATAGACCAGTTGTAATTTTTAATACTGTTGATCTACGGACTGTTCAACCCTCTTCTACATTTTATGATACTGGCAAGAGCCGAACGATTGTTCATAGTGGAGCATTAAACTTTGGAAGACACCTACCTGAATTGCTATCTTCTTTGCTGTATCTACCAGAAGATGTTGTACTTGTCTTAATGGGAGATGGAATTCTTAAAAACAGTTTGGAATTACAAGCTAAAGAACTAAATATAGAGGAACGTGTCATCTTTGTTCCGCCAGTTTTACCAGATAACATTGCGTCAACATTAGCTCAAGCTGATATAGGTGCTGTTTTAATTACTGATCAGAGTGTACATTATGATTATTCTATGCCAAATAAACTCTTTGAGTGTATTGCCGCAGGTTTACCAATAATCGTAAGTCAGTGTAAAGAAATTTCTGCCCTAACGAGAAAGTATGAGTTAGGAGTTATTTGTAATCCAAGTCAACCAACAGATATTGCTGCAGGTATTATTAAAATTTTGGAACCGCAAAACTTATTACGATACAAACGTAATGTCTGTAATGCTCGTGATTCTTTTTTAAACTGGGAAAATGAAGAAAGAAAGCTTGTAGATATATACCAACGATTAACTAAAGATTGTTCAATAGTTTAG
- a CDS encoding GvpL/GvpF family gas vesicle protein, whose protein sequence is MSLYLYAILQAESLDLIKNLDLKGMNAQPVQFHSLPPFAIVYSESQQDRYLASRANLIAHETVLESLMKAINPHQAVPLPLQFGLVVDEWEEVQRDLLIPYESKLKDLINNLIGKREVSVKLFWNQTEELNLAVAENEGLRQRREALVGKILSMDEAIAIGQELEAAIEQRQQIIVEAFINTLKPLSHDYAEGELLTESMIYNGSFLIDWDTETEFAASVEELDKQFENRLRIRYNDFTAPYNFVKFERQ, encoded by the coding sequence ATGAGCTTATACCTGTACGCGATTTTGCAAGCTGAAAGTCTGGATCTGATTAAAAATCTCGATCTCAAAGGTATGAATGCTCAGCCAGTCCAGTTTCACTCATTGCCACCTTTCGCGATCGTTTACAGTGAATCTCAACAGGATCGTTATCTCGCTAGCCGTGCCAACCTCATTGCCCATGAAACTGTTTTAGAATCGCTCATGAAAGCGATCAATCCGCATCAAGCAGTTCCCTTACCACTCCAATTTGGACTAGTAGTTGATGAATGGGAAGAAGTCCAACGCGATTTACTTATTCCCTATGAATCCAAGCTCAAGGATCTCATTAATAATCTCATCGGTAAACGAGAAGTTAGCGTCAAGCTATTTTGGAATCAAACCGAAGAGTTAAATCTTGCAGTTGCAGAAAATGAAGGCCTGCGCCAACGCCGCGAAGCACTAGTCGGAAAAATTTTGAGTATGGATGAAGCGATCGCGATCGGGCAAGAACTAGAAGCTGCGATCGAGCAACGTCAACAAATCATTGTTGAAGCATTTATAAATACCCTCAAGCCTTTATCCCATGACTACGCAGAAGGTGAACTACTCACAGAAAGTATGATCTATAACGGCTCTTTTCTCATTGATTGGGATACAGAAACTGAATTTGCTGCATCTGTTGAAGAGCTAGATAAACAATTTGAAAATCGCCTCAGAATTCGCTACAACGACTTCACCGCACCCTACAACTTTGTTAAATTTGAACGTCAATGA
- a CDS encoding metallophosphoesterase translates to MSKNFMKRRQFLLTFGGALIGVPVIGSLIYDAIAKSKAQKQTSYEPATAQSPIAKSSNIADAKVNSDAEITLETTEEPLLRFAAIADNGFGSPDQFAVAKSMWDTYQQKPYGFVLMAGDNIYSYGEIKLAKAYFEEPYAPLLKENVKFYAVLGNHDIIKSNNGLDQINYKPFNMRDRYYSFTKGEVNEGTVEFFAIDTNNNAPWDAQLTWLDQQLAKSTAPWKIVYGHHPLYSSGRHGSNPELAAKLAPIFAKHKVPLYLCGHDHGYERFNPIDGTTYIVNGGGGAPLYKFGRSPQTAFVSSQFSFMTFDVYQDKIITKAIATDGKVFDRSIITKTI, encoded by the coding sequence ATGTCAAAGAATTTTATGAAACGCCGTCAATTTTTACTGACATTCGGTGGGGCATTGATTGGAGTACCCGTCATTGGTTCCTTGATTTATGATGCGATCGCCAAATCCAAAGCTCAAAAACAGACCTCATACGAACCAGCCACTGCTCAATCCCCTATAGCTAAATCGTCAAATATCGCTGACGCAAAAGTAAATTCAGACGCAGAAATCACCCTTGAGACTACGGAGGAGCCACTACTAAGATTTGCAGCGATCGCCGATAATGGCTTTGGTAGCCCCGATCAGTTTGCCGTTGCTAAGTCCATGTGGGACACCTATCAGCAAAAGCCCTATGGCTTCGTACTAATGGCAGGGGATAACATTTATTCCTATGGCGAAATTAAATTAGCCAAGGCATATTTTGAAGAACCCTATGCCCCATTGCTCAAAGAAAATGTGAAATTTTATGCAGTGCTAGGCAACCATGACATTATTAAATCTAACAATGGACTAGACCAGATTAATTACAAACCCTTTAACATGAGAGATCGCTACTATTCCTTCACCAAAGGTGAAGTTAACGAAGGAACCGTAGAATTCTTTGCGATCGATACAAATAACAATGCCCCTTGGGATGCACAACTTACATGGCTCGATCAGCAACTCGCTAAAAGCACTGCCCCTTGGAAAATTGTCTATGGACATCATCCCCTGTACTCATCGGGTAGACATGGTAGCAATCCCGAATTAGCGGCTAAGCTTGCGCCCATATTTGCCAAACACAAAGTCCCACTATATCTCTGCGGTCACGATCACGGCTATGAGCGATTTAATCCTATTGATGGCACGACCTATATTGTCAATGGCGGCGGCGGCGCACCTTTATATAAATTCGGGCGATCGCCACAAACCGCTTTTGTGAGTTCACAGTTTAGCTTCATGACTTTTGATGTCTATCAAGATAAAATCATCACCAAAGCGATCGCTACCGATGGCAAAGTATTTGATCGCTCCATAATTACGAAAACCATTTGA
- the rlmN gene encoding 23S rRNA (adenine(2503)-C(2))-methyltransferase RlmN, whose translation MIANTLPNSANKVLPLLGRSLSELTEWVESQGQPRYRGKQLYEWLYTKGARNLEDITVFPKAWREQFSQNPTVEIGRSQIHLHKQSRDGTEKFLLQLADGEIVETVGIPTSKRLTVCVSTQVGCPMACDFCATGKGGFRRNLAKHEIIDQVLTVQEVMQQRVSHIVFMGMGEPLLNFENLVGAIHVINKDIGIGQRNITVSTVGIPNQIPRFAKEHLQVTLAVSLHAPNQQVRAQVIPSADRYPLEALMDDCREYVEITGRRISFEYTLLSGVNDSAEQAQELAHLIRGFQSHVNLIPYNPVTDADYKRPSEKAIQTFVQVLEDYKIAVSVRRTRGLESDAACGQLRGQHEKALAK comes from the coding sequence ATGATTGCCAATACCTTGCCCAATTCCGCTAATAAAGTCCTACCACTATTGGGGCGATCGCTATCTGAGCTGACGGAATGGGTGGAATCACAAGGTCAACCACGCTATCGAGGGAAACAGCTTTATGAATGGCTATATACAAAAGGGGCAAGAAATCTAGAAGATATTACAGTTTTCCCCAAAGCGTGGCGCGAACAATTTTCTCAAAACCCAACTGTGGAAATTGGGCGATCGCAGATTCATCTCCATAAGCAAAGTCGCGATGGCACAGAGAAATTTCTTCTGCAATTAGCCGATGGTGAAATTGTCGAAACCGTTGGCATTCCCACCAGCAAGCGTTTAACAGTTTGTGTCTCGACTCAGGTTGGTTGTCCGATGGCATGTGATTTTTGTGCCACAGGCAAAGGGGGATTTCGGCGCAACTTAGCCAAGCATGAAATTATTGACCAAGTGCTGACGGTACAAGAGGTGATGCAGCAGCGCGTCAGCCATATCGTCTTCATGGGTATGGGCGAGCCATTGCTGAATTTTGAGAACCTTGTTGGGGCAATCCATGTCATCAATAAAGATATTGGTATCGGTCAACGCAACATTACCGTTTCTACCGTTGGCATTCCCAATCAAATCCCCAGATTTGCCAAGGAACATCTCCAAGTAACGCTTGCAGTCAGCCTCCATGCCCCTAATCAACAGGTTCGTGCTCAAGTGATTCCTTCCGCCGATCGCTATCCGCTAGAAGCCCTAATGGATGATTGTCGTGAGTATGTGGAAATTACTGGTAGAAGAATTAGTTTTGAGTATACGCTTCTATCTGGAGTTAATGATTCTGCTGAACAGGCGCAGGAATTAGCACATTTAATTCGTGGCTTCCAAAGTCATGTAAATTTGATCCCCTATAATCCTGTCACTGATGCCGATTACAAACGCCCCAGCGAGAAGGCAATTCAAACCTTTGTACAGGTGTTAGAAGATTACAAAATTGCGGTGAGTGTGCGCCGCACTAGGGGGCTAGAGTCAGATGCTGCTTGTGGACAGTTACGAGGACAACATGAGAAGGCTTTAGCCAA